In a single window of the Zea mays cultivar B73 chromosome 5, Zm-B73-REFERENCE-NAM-5.0, whole genome shotgun sequence genome:
- the LOC103626622 gene encoding uncharacterized protein encodes MHTQPSSDPPDTSNMKVKLEIPRQQAMASSRSLPRSASELPDPPSPFSSNPAHHPVSIPTTPGLSSSSCSSFGRMRSPPTDSPPITPTKQQGGKPKPTPAAAAAAYYASLWSPRRLMQRCARAFRRSRSRGGVVRTVKDLAEERAAVLAASSKVSDAASAVPPLPPGVETASSNGARGGSVEDKQRQRHDDCHPEVVPEKIIREDAPPVVAETAAATTTTEVEVEVESPKKGAAPVPEPIVVVAAVEDVVADKFVAVVKEAIKKPEMDEKEVAMRRFLGSRVKTAMEPRSEAEQPRRREVARSNDVIEAARTKLMQKRQCSRVKALVGAFETVIDTQKDAAAGRPQHIYRKSA; translated from the exons ATGCACACCCAGCCATCTTCTGATCCTCCTGACACCTCCAACATGAAGGTCAAGCTGGAG ATCCCTAGGCAGCAGGCCATGGCGTCGTCGCGGTCCCTGCCGCGGAGCGCAAGCGAGCTGCCCGACCCGCCGTCGCCGTTCAGCTCCAACCCGGCGCACCACCCAGTCTCCATTCCGACCACGCCCGGGCTCTCGTCGTCGTCGTGCTCGTCGTTCGGCCGCATGCGGTCACCGCCCACCGACTCGCCGCCGATCACGCCCACCAAGCAGCAGGGCGGCAAGCCCAAGCCGACGccggcggccgccgccgccgcgtacTACGCGTCGCTGTGGTCGCCCAGGCGCCTCATGCAGCGCTGTGCCCGCGCCTTCCGCCGCAGCAGGTCACGCGGCGGTGTCGTTAGGACGGTCAAGGACCTCGCCGAGGAACGGGCGGCGGTGCTCGCCGCCAGCAGCAAGGTCTCCGACGCGGCGTCGGcggtgccgccgctgcctcctggTGTCGAGACCGCCAGCAGCAACGGTGCCCGCGGCGGCAGCGTGGAGGATAAGCAGCGGCAGCGCCACGACGACTGCCACCCCGAGGTCGTTCCCGAGAAGATCATACGGGAGGACGCGCCGCCAGTTGTTGCGgagaccgctgccgccaccaccaccacggaggtggaggtggaggtggagtcCCCCAAGAAAGGAGCGGCGCCGGTGCCAGAGCCCATCGTCGTTGTCGCCGCAGTGGAGGACGTGGTGGCGGACAAGTTCGTGGCGGTGGTGAAGGAGGCGATCAAGAAGCCGGAGATGGACGAGAAGGAGGTGGCGATGCGGAGATTCCTGGGCAGCCGGGTGAAGACAGCGATGGAGCCGCGGTCAGAGGCGGAGCAGCCGCGGCGCCGGGAGGTGGCGCGGAGCAACGACGTGATCGAGGCGGCACGCACCAAGCTGATGCAGAAGCGCCAGTGCAGCAGGGTCAAGGCGCTCGTCGGCGCCTTCGAGACTGTCATAGACACCCAGAAGGACGCCGCCGCCGGCAGGCCACAACACATCTACCGCAAGTCAGCTTAA